From the genome of Thermodesulfobium sp. 4217-1, one region includes:
- a CDS encoding MoaD/ThiS family protein, whose translation MKITVALYAGLKARALAPQGASEFDLDIPERSKIGDIIKLLDLPDDEVANIFVDRSIKDREFIIKDGQRVAFFPLIAGG comes from the coding sequence TTGAAAATAACAGTTGCACTTTATGCTGGACTTAAAGCTCGCGCCTTAGCCCCTCAGGGCGCGAGCGAGTTCGACTTGGATATTCCAGAACGGTCTAAGATAGGCGATATAATAAAACTTTTGGACCTTCCTGACGACGAAGTTGCAAATATCTTTGTAGACAGATCAATAAAAGATAGGGAATTTATAATAAAAGACGGTCAAAGAGTAGCATTCTTTCCTTTGATAGCAGGAGGATAG